The genomic window gccttatctttattaactgttgcaacagggtccccactcaccacacgcaggagagaacccagaacaatggtgcgcaagcccctaTATAGGCTTTTGAAACTGCTCACCCTGttgctcaagaccacccccaaaaccatacatacatcacagaaggaggcggtctacatcagactcctgtctgccaggatacccaATAATgctcactgattgctttacctgggcattcttttgtgatggtaaatacttttagttcctgaatccaggtcacaggctcactctattcatacacaaatacgaccttaagacaggatttgtaagcaaaaagacaaaagggaaggctttccccatttcctccctccttgcagagaaatacattgaggtcaatttgggagtcaaaatggtttcaggattgctctcctgtactatttcagacatgtggtttatatacttatgtatgtgtttgccttgtgttTATGaacgtttattttatatttaggaCCTTAAAATTATTATAACAGAACCTTTTAAAATTCTAGCCGACTATTAAAATAAATTTGGATTTCAGAACAAGTGCTCCAGTTTACTCCTCCCtcccatccccttttccttttgtgtcatgtcctTTATGCTCTCTTTGCCttcaaatcaaaataaaataattttttaaaaaaattccttccagtagcaccttagagaccataactaagttagttattggtatgagctttcgtgtgcgcaTCTGAAGAAGTGCATGCATACGAAAACTCAtgccaataactaacttagttggtctctaaggtgctactggaaggaattttttaaaaaattattttattttgatttgtttcgactacggcagaccaacacggctacctacctgtaactttgcCTTCAAATGCAATGCACATTTATTAGATATGTATATACATTTCATAAATGCGCAATACAAGATTTTTGGGAAATAACCCGAGATGTGTGCTTTTTATTcgacagactccgctcacccagaggGCGAACGCATTGCGCAATCGCGGATGCCGCCGTCTCTTCTCAGGCAAACTCCGGCGCGCTCTCTTTCTCCGCCTTGCTCCGCCCCGTGGCAAGACGGTGGGCGGGAAGGGACAAATTAAGGATGGCGAGGCTTGGAGGGGCGGGGCTGCAGCGCTACCACGTGGTGCACCGCCGCTCCAAGCATGGCCGGAGAGGAGTCTGCCGTCGAAGATGCTGCCGCCTCCGATAGGCGCAAGCTCAGCGCTTCTCGCCACCGCCCGCCTCCGGCACTCCTGAGGAAAGCCTTCATTTGCTCCTTCCCGGACTGCGACGCCATTTACAACAGGGCCTGGAAGCTTGACGCGCACCTGTGCCGGCACACGGGAGAGGTCAGTTGGGCGGGACTAAGGGGGGGTACAGAGGAGCGGCCATTGGGCGACAGTGTGTCCGCAAGAGACCAACCGAGGGGCCAGGTGTGCTGACGGGCAGCGAGAGGGAATCGAGCCTTGGGGCGCGCGAGCGCGAACGCGGCGTCTGCTATTGGAGCGCGGCCTCCCTCGCATAGCCAATCGAGGGGAAGCGGGCCGTCATTGGCCGGTCGGGGGTGACGCACATGTTCGGGGCGGGGCTCTCTAGAGATGACGCGTTTCCGGATAGAGCAGGAGGTTTTTTTTTGAGTGGCTGTCAAAACCTGCAGTGGTGTGTACGGCGCTCACGTGAGATTATCATtaatatactgtgtgtgtgtgtgtgtgtgtatgtgtatacacacacacacacacacacatatatatatacacacacagtatattaatatatatgtatacatacatatatgtatatgtgtgtgtacatatatatatgtatgtatttatacgTTTCCTTTTTCCCTGAAGGGGCTCAAAGAGGCTTatagataaaaaaacaaaataaccacTAAAACATAGAAGACACAACCATTAAGAAAACAATTAAGTATTGATAAAAGTTAAACTATGAAAGGGGggggtttactcctgagtaaatgcAAATGAAAATCTCTCAAGAATATTGGCCAACCTTCTAACTACTAAAGGGGTGAAACTGGTCCTAGACAGTGACTGGGGGAGTTTCTGTAACGGGAAGCAGTAGGTCAAATACTTGTGGTGTATTGGACAAAAAGTTAACATGgtgtaattttttaaaaccttGTAAGTCAAATAGACATGCTACATTTGATCATCAGAAAATTGTCCTATGTAATTTGCATAGAGAAAATCTCTGGAAACTTCcagtgtttcttttaaaaagaaatcccccATCAGCTAAATATGGTATTTGGTGTCCAAGAGCAACTGTTTTGGGAAATTGGTAGGATGTGTAAGATGATGAGTAAAGCAAATAAATTTGTGATATAAAATCAGCTGTCTTTCTCCTTATCAGCTGCCTTTTGTTTGCGATTATGAAGGCTGTGGTAAAGGCTTCACTAGACTGTACCATCTTAAGCGCCATTTTCTTACGCACACTGGAGAAAAGCAATTTGTGTAAGTATACTATGGCTGTGGGTGGGGAAGGTGCTGGAATTGTTAGaacaacaaaaatcccaacagatGTTAAGATCTGCAGTTTGCAGGTTTGCTGCCACAGGAATAGGATTGGGTGAAGCTGGCAGTTGTATGTTTGTGTAACTAATAAGATTAACATATTTTGTTGAGGTTTGGCTAAATGAAAAACTCCAGCCTTATGGGTGAAGGGGAGGATATGAAAtgaaaaacttttaaaacaagtATGGTTCTGGAACATAGGATATTGTAGTTGGGAACACCAGTTTCAGCTTTTAAGTCAGTGCTGAGCAACTTTTTCTCTTTTGACGTCTGCATTTCCCTCCAAGGCAATCTGTCAGGGGCTTCATAGAATGCTGCATTATACCGAGTCAGGCCTTTGATCCAGCCAGCTCAGTATCGTCTATAGTGACTTGCATTGGCTGTTCAGGATTTCAGGAAGGGTTCTCTGCCAGgtgtacttggagatgccagataTGGAACCtgagcccttctgcatgcaaagcagatgctctaccactgagctacagcctttccctagCATGCTGGCTGTGGGCAGAGCCAAAGCCAGCAGGGGCTAGAGAGTAGGACCCTATATGCATTTAAAGTAGCATCATACACCTTTGAATAACTACACTCTGCTCCCTTAATAAactgattctttgtgggaagccatggctattcaagtggtattatagtgctttaaatgtataatgtggaTGAGGCCTAGGTTGAGCcacccacttttctttctcctaatgATAATCCCCATTTTCCTCTTCCTGGCACCCATTTTTTCCCTCTCAGCCCAATGACTAGCTTGAGAGGGGAGTGGCATATGACTCTTTCCAGAGGTGGGAACAGTTTACCCACCACTGTGATATATTATGTTATTCCCCCCTTCCTCTGTGTGTGGTGTTTCTTTTTACTGAgattattcataacaaacttatttTAACTAATATATTTATTAGAGAAAAACAATTGGGGGGGAACCCTATACTGACTAAAAAGGTGCACTGGTTTATTTTTAAGATTCATTCATAAAGAAATGTGTGGTGCATCATCTTAGGAGATATTCCTCCTTTCTCATGCAAGAAGGAATGATTCTTCTAAGATTTGAAGTGCGTGTTGCAACGTATGCCCGCAGCCCCTGAGAACCAATAAAGTATTCCCTTTTACCCTCTTAACAATTATTGTTTTATTCATTAGCCAATGTATACACCTTTAACCAGTTAATTTGGCCAGTTCAATGATTTGACAAAGGTTTCTTTAATTAGCTGACATCTGGAAAGGCCATTTGCACCTGCTTGTATTCTTTCATATTCTTTATAGAGAACATACACTTGTGTATTTGTAGGTGCAAGGTGGAGGGCTGCAACGAGAGATTTACAACAAAATCAAACTTGAACAAACACATTGGTCGCAAACATTTACAGCATTGTAAGGAATACATAGTAAGTGGCCTTCTTTATTTGCCCAAATAGGCTTCTAATAGGTATATAAATGAATAATGATAAGTAATCCTTTGCTCAGTGTTAGGAAATAATTCATTAAATGTGCTTGACTTATTAACTCTTTTACCAATGTTAGAGCTTAGCCTGTGCATCTAGGTTGTGATTAAGCAGTACAATTATCTGTATACACATGGTCAGCTTTTACCCATTGACAGATATGGCGGGGGGACATACCCTGTTTGCTTGCACGGTGCTATTTGCTTGTAGCTAGCAGTGGGAGCCCAGTCCGTGCTGAGGACTCTAACCAAAGCTTTGCTGCATGCTGTGTGCAGGTAAGATACTAGTGTGTATTACTGGATCAAGTGATTACATTAAACCCCCAAAATCCTGGGTCCTTTCCTCAGCTTTGCCATGGTGAGCTTTATGGCATGATGTAAAATTGAGCATATGCTAGTACTTTACGTTAGCCTCCCTCTAACAGTAACTGTATTGATTTTTCCAAACAGTGTGACTTTGAAGGATGTGggaaatcctttaaaaaacaccAGCAGTTGAAAATTCATCAGTCTGAGCACACTGGTGAACCGCCGTTCAAGTAGGTGAATATTcctgttttttaatgaaaataagTAGGGAGGTTTTCAGGGTGCTTGTAGGCAGGAATTTTAAATGGTTGCCCTGAGGAAGATGATGCTTTTATTTAACAGAGCCTGAAGACCAAAATTAAAGGCTAAAATTAAAAGCTCTGGGAGAATAAAAAGGTATTCACTGGGCACAAAATAGGATGCCATCTCCAACAAGGCCCTCTCCTTACGCAGCTCTGTTAAGCATCATATATGCTGGTActgtgaaaataaaacaaaaaccgtCATGATCAGTTAGCTGCCATTCAGGACTTGAAAGTGGAAGATGTAACCTAAAAATGTGACACATTGCGCTTCCAACTTGagaactcttcttccttggagcatCATGTTAATTTGGGGTGGGTGAGGGATGGAAGTAAAGGAAAAGTCCACCTTCACTTACACTGTTTATGAACTGggatttttatttcttgttttgagtgttgtgtgttttgtttttgtcatgTAGATGCAGCCATGAAGGATGCGAAATGCGCTTTTCCATGCGTGCCCATTTGAAGCGTCATGAGAAGATTCACGAAGGTAAATTATTCCTCTTGCTTCGGCTGTGTAAAACCCAGCGCTGTTGTTGCTTTAATGGGTTGCCTTCAAATGTAAGGCTCAAAACTGGAAGTTATGGAAGCAGGTCGGCTGGTTTTAAATCAGATTGACATCCGTCACAGTGCATTTCATGTGTGTCATTTCAATAGCAAATGATATGTAGGGCAGGAGTGTGCAAAAAGTCTTTTTTGAGCCTACATTAGGGCTGACTTTGGGGATGATGCTCCTCTTAAAGGTGGTTTGTTAAAAGCCTCTTCCCCATTGATGCCATGCTGGGTTAACATTTCATTGAGGAATACTATACAAGTCACTGTTAAGAGCAGTGTTACTGTACCAGAAACTCAGCTTCAAATTGAGGTAGTTTGTTTACTCTCTCCTTGGACAGCAGAGCGTGGTAAGAGATGCCCtataggaggggaaagagaacttgtggccttccagctgtGGACGACAGCTCTAACCATCCTATTAAGGACTGCCTTACTCCTTATGTTCGGTCTCGACCACTGAGATCTTCTGATAGGGCACTTTTCATTGGTCCCACATACCTCTGAGGTTCAGCTGGCTTTTACCACGGGCTGAGGCTGTAGTGTGGCTGGCCttgtcctgtggaactccttgctagTAGAGGTTCAGCAGGAGTCGTCATTCCTGCTGGTTTTAGATGATATCCTAAAGACTGAgttattcagacaggcctttcaAACTTGAGGTGCTTTGCCAAAAACCTTTTATTGTTGTGTTTGAAATGGTTAATGTTTTTACTTAATACTGTGCTTTTTATGTTGTGATATATATGCCTTGTGATATATACGAGAGTGTGGTTTGTAAATAAGACAGTCAGTATGTCTCTgcccattggctggggctgatgggagttgggaagcTGCAAGCTCCCCATCCATGCCCTACAGCATGTGgctttgcatttatttacttttatatatatataaaaggctgTTTAAACTGTTTTTCATAATAGGCTATGCATGCAAAAAGGATGGCTGTTCATATGTTGGGAAAACCTGGTCAGAGCTTCTGAAACATATGAGACAAAGTCATGTCGGTAAGTACTATCAGAACTTTTACACATTGATTCAGCTTGAACGATTTCTAACGTTGGAAGCCCATTATGTactctttttttttcaaaaatagcaATAATTTCTTCTACTAATAATCCTTTCTTGACTTTGTTTGCTTTATAGCAATACAATATGCTGTGCATGCAACTAGTTTCAGATGTGCATTTGTAAGCATGGCTATAATTGTATATCTGTACACAAACAGCAATTGCACAACTCTCTTCAGTGGGTTAAAAGCCTGTCATGTATACTCTTGACAGTCATCATAATAACCCTAAGGCAGGTCAATATTATTCCTTTTCACAGATGGGGGATTTAAGACTTGGGGGATTGTAGCTTGTTCAAAGCCACCAAGTGTGTTCATTGCAATGATAAGATTTGAACCAGGAACTACTTGGTCCACAGTTCTGGACTTTTGGCTACTCTGCTACAGTATCTCATATGTAGGGTGCAAGGAGTATGTGTGTACAGCTGATGGATGCGAGTAGAAAGTAGAAAGCAgttgaacagggatggggaaccttttcctTACAGGTCAGACCTGTCAGGTGGCCCAATTCAGCCTGCACAGTTGTTTTTTGCCAGCTACACCCACCTGCCAGTTACCTGACATGTGACAGACATGGGGAATCGTTGACCTACCggatgttgctgaaatacaactcccatcatctttggccatgcttgctggggttgatgtgagttgtagtttgGCAGCTTCAGCAGAGGGCAAAGATCATTCCAACCTGTCATACAGTGTCAGCTGCACCTGCCCTTTTGTGGGGAGGCTTGCATTTGGTGTCATTTAAATTCAGCAATGAGTGCAAGCCTTGCTGCTTTCCAGTGGAATTGGGTTCAGCTTAGGTCATGTATCAGGTGATTGATGGGGAGATGTTGGGTAGAGACCCAACAAACATAGCCTGCAGAAGTTTGACCACTTTTCCATCTGGCCTGCTAGACGGAActggttccccatgcctgctgtaGCAGAAGGCTGTGAGTGCTTGCTGGATTTTACCGGTGCAGgtgatattatattatattctgCTGCTGAAAATGGTACGCACGTAAATTGTTCCTCGCCTTTGAAAAAGGTGTCATTGTTTAAATCCTGTTTAGAAATTCTTTTATTTCAGGTTTTACATTGggttcttcctccccccacacTCCCGCAcccatttcattttctctttcatctcCAGAACCGATAACCTGCAGCGTGTGTGGCAAAATATTCCGCCGCAAAGATTACCTCAAGTGCCACCAGAAGATCCACGCTGCTGAGAGAGAGGTGCTTAAATGCCCAAGGGAGGGCTGTGGCAGAACGTACACAACCCTGTTCAATCTTCAAAGCCACATTGCCTCATTTCATGAGGCAAGAAGATCGTTCACTTGCGACCACCCTGGCTGTGGGAGAGTCTTTGCCATGAAAGTAGGCGTTCTCAAGTTAActttaatgtgcacatttttcttcctcctctcttgGTCGCCTATGTATAAACTTTTAATTTTTGTTCTTTGCAGCAAAGTCTTGTAAGGCATGGTGTTGTACATGACCCTGACAAGAGAAAGTTGAATTCAAAAGTAAGTCAGAGGTTTCAGTTTGCTCTCCCCATGCAGTTTTAGGAGTGTGAACTCGCTTTGAATTGCAGGGCCTGAGTGGAGGATGTGACAGGTTTATTGTTGAATGGGGTAATCTGAACACGGGGGTCTACATCAGTGTTTACCAAACCTGGGTCTTTGGACtgtagtttttggactacaattcccatcatccttgaccactggtcctgtaagctagggatattgggagttgtagtccaaaagggggggagcgggtgacccaagtttgggaaactctggtctaCATGATGGAAGTAGTTTCTTGAACTTTGCTATTAGCCATTTCTTTGTGTGCTGCTAAtagcttgttgttgtttcgtcgtgtccgactctttgtgaccccatggaccagagcatgccaggcacttctgtcttccactgcctcccgcagtttggtcaaactcatgctggtagcttcaagaacactgtccaacaacctcgccctctgttgtccccttcttcttgtgccctccatctttcccaacatcagggtcttttccagggagtcttctcttctcatgaggtggccaaagtattggagcctcagcttcacgatctgtccttccagtgagcactcagggctgatttccttcagaatggagaggtttgatcttcttgcagtccatgggactctcaagagtctcctccagcaccagaattcaaaagcatccattcttcagcgatcagccttctttatggtccagctctcacttccatacatcactactgggaaaaccatagctttaactatacgaacctttgttggcaaggt from Podarcis raffonei isolate rPodRaf1 chromosome 4, rPodRaf1.pri, whole genome shotgun sequence includes these protein-coding regions:
- the GTF3A gene encoding transcription factor IIIA; this encodes MAGEESAVEDAAASDRRKLSASRHRPPPALLRKAFICSFPDCDAIYNRAWKLDAHLCRHTGELPFVCDYEGCGKGFTRLYHLKRHFLTHTGEKQFVCKVEGCNERFTTKSNLNKHIGRKHLQHCKEYICDFEGCGKSFKKHQQLKIHQSEHTGEPPFKCSHEGCEMRFSMRAHLKRHEKIHEGYACKKDGCSYVGKTWSELLKHMRQSHVEPITCSVCGKIFRRKDYLKCHQKIHAAEREVLKCPREGCGRTYTTLFNLQSHIASFHEARRSFTCDHPGCGRVFAMKQSLVRHGVVHDPDKRKLNSKIKKPRPKRSLASRLSGFIPPKACRRNVSSVDETLITPEASATLPTVEMLSLG